From the Plectropomus leopardus isolate mb chromosome 20, YSFRI_Pleo_2.0, whole genome shotgun sequence genome, the window ATCTGCCACAATGGCAGCTGCTAACACAGGAGGCTAGTCTTCGGGCGAGGTGATACTGAGAGATATGAGGGGCAGCCAGTCTAAAAGAGAGCAGCTCTGGGCAATCACCTCCCACAGAAGTGCACtggcacattttttgacatattttcttcTCCAAAGCCCCAGGCCTGAAGCTCCagcctgtcctcctcctcctctttatcatcttcctctccatctccctcctcATAGAGACTGGGCTCCTCTACAGACGTCTCCATGTTTGGGTTGTAGCCACTGAATGTCTGCGCCTCCCTGTACTCATAAATGGTGGGGAGGCTGCTGCGCAAACCGAAGCGGCGCCGCAGGGCCACGAGCAGCGGCTGCGGCACAGTGAAGATATCCACATTGTTGCCCAGGTCGACCCAGGCCAGGCTGGGGAACCTCTTAGGATCCTTCACTGCATCCGTCAGGTCTTTTAGGATCGCCATTGTCAGGCGGTTGCCATTGACGGCGAGTATGGTCAGTTTCGGCAGGCAGCTGAGGtgtggcagcagcagccgtAAGCTCTCGTCCTGCAGCTCGGTGAAGCTCAGGTCCACAGCCGACACCGCGTCACTGCTGCTCTGGAGGTAGAAGGCAACACGGTGGACGTCTCGGCCAGACAGCGGGATGCCTGACAGGTTGACGACATCACCGGAAAGCTTCTTCTTCAGGGTGGTCTTCAGACTGtttgaaagaagagaaaaacaaagttgtatCACTTTGTTACATGTTGGATCTCTGAGGCACAAAGTGGCCATTTGTTGTAGACAGTTTTAAAGGTGGCAGTTAGTTTTCCAATGTTTCCAAGTGTGTAGAGACAGATGATTTTTACTTCATGATACTGGAGTTACTGATTTAAAGGGCTCTGTAATGGGGTGCCACACCGTCTTACTACTACAGGGGATCTGCAAAGTtcgcaaaaaagaaaacagtatcCACCAGTGGAGTGTGCAGAGTGTAGCAATCAATAATGCAAAGAAGagaatttgcatttaaatgcgTCTCGCTCTCGAGTTCCCCAAAGCAACACATTCTGTCTCCTGGGCTGAATGTCATCCGCTGAGAAGcaccagctgttttcagttctGTGTGTCacttctttcttgtaaagccaTCTCAAAGCCAGGTCTCTAAGTCTTTAAGTATGCAACAACgatcaaatatataaat encodes:
- the lrrc75bb gene encoding leucine rich repeat containing 75Bb, which translates into the protein MGSKLTRQRSLDFDSKLSKRRRQRNDTPGESERSGGRGGGDFLFTSLMLKSDKLPGMLRKTNHSPYVRRVAWIREIQRLLREQKMEQAAEVLKLLRKDLGLQGTSLNDILYKNAAFLNLVDPISHELLLGLARDLQCPKRETDSFKSTNKICRQLIYHLTPHSKWTRQSVPRRKSQACLKTTLKKKLSGDVVNLSGIPLSGRDVHRVAFYLQSSSDAVSAVDLSFTELQDESLRLLLPHLSCLPKLTILAVNGNRLTMAILKDLTDAVKDPKRFPSLAWVDLGNNVDIFTVPQPLLVALRRRFGLRSSLPTIYEYREAQTFSGYNPNMETSVEEPSLYEEGDGEEDDKEEEEDRLELQAWGFGEENMSKNVPVHFCGR